TCGTGCGTACATAATAACATATTGTGTATTCTActcatattttatttttctgcagcAACAAACAGGATAATAACTAGTAATTTCTATTTTTGGTATTCTAAATTACTTATTTATGGTTATGAGTTTAATCAAATTAGTCATATATTAATGAAATTTGTTGGTTGAAGTCGTAAATAAAATTGTTAGACGGAGGCGGCATAAAACAAACATTTCTCAACAATTCAAATTTTTTGGTTGCTTGTGGAGCAGTTGGTAAAGAGATGGTCGGTAGTTCTTGGAAACCAGCTCCCATTGCCCAACCCCACGCTCGCAACAGAAAAAACCTCAGGTGACCGTGCTGGCATTTGCACCCACTGTATTCACCACACACCTGTCCACCCACGGTCCGACCTTTTCTTAATTCTCTCTTAATTAatctcctttctctctctacCCTCAGATCCCATCTTTCCCACGAGTCCATCTCCTGTCTTTCTCTCTCCCGTccctctgctctctctctctctctcgcacaTGTCCAGCCCATCACCTCCTGAGCTTGGCCACCTCCGGCTCTTCCTCCTTTGctggggaggctctcccggctgTGCTGGGGGCTGTCCATCCTGGCCGAGGCTGCCCCCGCTTCGATTCCTTGCGCTGTCCTTGAAGCGCCTGAGGTAGCCCGTGGATCTGTCGAATTCGACTACAAGGCTTTTGTTGAatttaaagttgaatccgagtTCTTCTCTTCGATTTCTTCTTTCTAACTCTTTGATCCATTGATTACTGATTCTTATGATTGAGAATTGATGAAATACTTAGGTATCTGTGATGTACATTAATGCACTTGGCGTATATCTTCATGTATCTGTGATGTATCTTGATGTATTCGTCATGTATCTGCCATgtactgtgttttttttataaatgtGATGTACCATACGTTATACTCATCTCATAAGTACATGTACACGAGGTACTTCAAAACCAATAAGGTACCTGTGATGTACCATACGATGTACTTATGTACATGAGGTTTTTGAAAACTAGTAAGGTACCGTTCATTCACCATAATGTACTAAATATGTATTTAAAAACATGTCATGTACCAAGATATAATTAAAAATGggagggagagaaaaaaagaagggaaaaaatTGTCAAGTAGTCAGACTATTAATCCCAACCTCTAATTTAAATATAATAGATTAGAGAGAGACAGAGTGGAAgaagcaaacatgtgacacCATGACGGGTGCAAATGCCACCGATGGCACACCATTTCCGGAACAAAGAGAGTTGGAGAGCCCCACAACCTGCCCATCTCCGATCCACCGGTTCCTCTATCCTTGCAGAGTTGCAGGTCGCAGGTCGCAGGTTGCTGCAGTttgcagcagcagagcagcAGACATGCATGTGCAGAGTAGACCACCGTGAGGTGCTGGTGCTGTGTTGGGCACCCCCTCCGTCTCTACACAAGTTTACACTATATAAACTACCATACACGACTTCGTCTGACCTGCTCTCGCTCAGTTTCTCTCAGGCTACTCTTTCCGATCATATTGATTGTCGTAGCTTATAAATATATGTATCCGAATAATGAAacacgtctagatatatgCGTAGGTATTATAGATCACATAATTATAGATCATTCTATTATATATAGTTGAGTACTACAATTAAATACACTCACGTAATATTCGGTATGTGATTGTCATCTAATTAAAATTGAAACATGCACGTGAGTTTGCATCTTTCATGCAGTGCAATTAGTTATTTGGCccaacataaaaaaatatcaatattTTTACGTATTTATAATGATAAATCTTGCAATACACTCACAAATTACTTTTGCGGAAGGCCCGCTGACAGCTGACATGCACGTGGATGCTCTACATAATGGCTACCCACACGCTTGTAACAACATGCCAAAAGTGAGAGAGAGTTCGTAAAAACCGTGAAGGAGCAAGGGGGAGCAGGTAGCGGTAGTGATCGATGAATTAGACCAAAAAATCGCAGTATAGTAATTCACACGGCAGAGAAATTAACAAAATGAACTTTCTTTATTGAGATGACATTGACCGATCTAGAGAACCACCAAGTGTTACACACTTGTGATGTTTTTATTTCACTCTAGTAGTTATCATAGCAACTCATTCACTCCAATGGCTCATTGGTCGAAGAGACTGAACGTCTTCGGTTTGGTAACTCTGGCAGGTGCTTTGAGAAAAATTTGGAGTCAACACACCAGTCTCTTCTCCCCTGTTATTTTTAAGGTTTTGGGCTTCCTGCCTAGAGATGCGGTACGCGTTGGCGATGACATCGACGGGCAAGGCACGCAAGATGGAGTTCTTTCCTGCAATGTGACTAACCATGGAGTTTGCATTGGTCTTGAAAGCGATATACTGGTATCCTTCACTCTCTGCCTTCTTTAAAACGACATAGTTTTGTGGTATGATTAACAGCTGCCCTCGATGAAGAAGTCCATTGAACACATTGTGGCCTTGATTGTTAACAACCTGAACCAAAGCATGTCCTTGGATCACATACACCACACTATGAGCATTAATGTTCCAGAATGGTGAAAGAATTGCATTCTGCAATCACGGTAAATTTGTATAGATCATGTTAATATTTGTGCTATCAAGTTTAAAATATGTAGCCATAGTAAAGAACCAAATTGTAACATCATATATACCTTCTGAAGATTTACCCTCGTAGCACTCATTTGCACGAGGTTAAGGATTGGGAAATTTTGACCGTTGAGGCGTGTGATACTGCCAGCACGTGGGTTGTATGTGTCGGCACGGTTGGGATCCTCAATGTTTTGCCTTGGCTCGAGTGAACAGAAGTTCTCCTCCAAACCGTTGCGACTTGATTGCCCCGTCTGATGTTGAATTGGCATGAAGGGTTGTTCCGGCTGTTGTTGGGTAACGACGGGTTTCAAAAATTGAAGACCATTGTCCACGCGAATTATGTCACCTCTTCCGTCATTTTGATTCTGAATTCTTTGTGATGTTTGTTCATTGATACCAAAGGCTTGGCTAAGCAATTGGGCGTTGAAACCACTGAATATGTTCTGTCCATATTGTAGCACTCCGTTGTAGTTTCCGCCCAACAAAAACTCCTGCAAGTACAAATTGGTCAAGTGAAAAAACTGAGTAATATTATACAACATAGAATTACTTGAAACCTTGCATTTGAATTGAGTGAAAAAACAACATGTGTACCGCATGTAGTTGTTACCTTTTGTCTAGGTTCAAGCTGGTTAGCATTGTTGTTTACATCAAAAACATAGACAATTACAACCGGTGCATCACCACCATTGTAGATCCAATGCGCAACACCGGTTGGTAGTGCAACAACATCTCCTTGTGTAAACTGGTGTACTCTCTGGTGCACATCTCCCAACTTTTGGCTTTGGCATTGGCTTTGACCCAAGGTAGATTGGGTTTGCCTGAATTGTTGAAACTGCTCCCGGAAAGTCTCTGGACACCCCGGAAAAGTCAGTCCTACAAAACCGTTACCTACAAGAAAGCATGTCGTGTCAATATTAGTAGGCTTGCGGATGCTGTCATAGCATTaggcacatatatatacaaaccCCAAATATGGTATGGCATCGCAACTAAACAATTCAATAATTGAACTCAAACCTTGGAGGATGTAGACTAAGCCGGGGGTGTTGTGGTATCGAGGTAATAAAAGGCCTCGAGGCTCGATAACACGACGTATGACAAATACGCCAGCACAACGAAATTGCTCATTTTGCTCATCAAAATACTCCGTCAGACCAGCTTGTGACCTGACTTGTGTAACCGGTTCAATTGCTTGCAGCCTATCAAAACTGCAATCTCTAGAACCTCCTTGCCGAGAGCTTTGCCATGTGGACACTTGTCCAAGGACCTGAGCCATGGAGCCATGGAACAAGAGGAAAAGGCAAAAATAAGACAAAAACGATGAGAAACTTGTATGTGCCATGATTGTTTGAATCGATAAGAGAACCTTGGTTGATGCTAATGTTGTGGATGTGAGTTGCTTTTATAGCCATGGAAAGTGCTTTAGGATCCATGCTCAGACAAGCTTTGTTAACATAGATAAAAAGATAACTATGATGACTCAGAACTGATCTAAAAAGGTGAATAGATATAGTTTTGTCTCACAAGTTAGTGTTTCTTTCTCCACCTACATATACAAACTTCTCTTGCAAGTTTGCacgacctttttttttctagatacCATGGACGGTTCCGGTGGGTAGACCGGGAGGGCATTGGCCTATGCAGAATTTCAGGGTCTTTTTTGCCGACCAAGTCTCCGTACACATGCGGGTCCATAGTTCAAATAATTA
The Brachypodium distachyon strain Bd21 chromosome 2, Brachypodium_distachyon_v3.0, whole genome shotgun sequence genome window above contains:
- the LOC100823252 gene encoding 12S seed storage globulin 1; this translates as MAHTSFSSFLSYFCLFLLFHGSMAQVLGQVSTWQSSRQGGSRDCSFDRLQAIEPVTQVRSQAGLTEYFDEQNEQFRCAGVFVIRRVIEPRGLLLPRYHNTPGLVYILQGNGFVGLTFPGCPETFREQFQQFRQTQSTLGQSQCQSQKLGDVHQRVHQFTQGDVVALPTGVAHWIYNGGDAPVVIVYVFDVNNNANQLEPRQKEFLLGGNYNGVLQYGQNIFSGFNAQLLSQAFGINEQTSQRIQNQNDGRGDIIRVDNGLQFLKPVVTQQQPEQPFMPIQHQTGQSSRNGLEENFCSLEPRQNIEDPNRADTYNPRAGSITRLNGQNFPILNLVQMSATRVNLQKNAILSPFWNINAHSVVYVIQGHALVQVVNNQGHNVFNGLLHRGQLLIIPQNYVVLKKAESEGYQYIAFKTNANSMVSHIAGKNSILRALPVDVIANAYRISRQEAQNLKNNRGEETGVLTPNFSQSTCQSYQTEDVQSLRPMSHWSE